From a region of the Triticum aestivum cultivar Chinese Spring chromosome 7D, IWGSC CS RefSeq v2.1, whole genome shotgun sequence genome:
- the LOC123165661 gene encoding proteasome subunit alpha type-4-1: MSRRYDSRTTIFSPEGRLYQVEYAMEAIGNAGSALGILAADGVVLVGEKKVTSKLLQSSRSAEKMYKIDSHLACAVAGIMSDANILINTARLHAQRYALSYQEPIPVEQLVQSLCDTKQGYTQFGGLRPFGVSFLFAGWDKNHGFQLYMSDPSGNYGGWKAAAVGANSQAAQSMLKQDYKDGMTREEAVALALKVLSKTMDSTSLTADKLELAEVFVQPGTGEVQYQVCSPDAMGKLLAKAGLTQPAPEA; this comes from the coding sequence ATGTCTCGCCGCTACGACAGCCGCACCACGATCTTCTCGCCGGAGGGCCGGCTGTACCAGGTGGAGTACGCGATGGAGGCGATCGGGAACGCCGGGTCGGCGCTCGGGAtcctggcggcggacggcgtcgTCCTCGTCGGCGAGAAGAAGGTCACCTCCAAGCTGCTCCAGTCCTCCCGATCCGCGGAGAAGATGTACAAGATCGACTCCCACCTCGCCTGCGCCGTCGCCGGGATCATGTCCGACGCCAACATCCTCATCAACACCGCCCGCCTCCACGCCCAGCGCTACGCGCTCTCCTACCAGGAGCCCATCCCCGTCGAGCAGCTCGTCCAGTCCCTCTGCGACACCAAGCAGGGCTACACCCAGTTCGGGGGCCTCCGCCCCTTCGGCGTCTCCTTCCTCTTCGCGGGGTGGGACAAGAACCACGGCTTCCAGCTCTACATGAGCGACCCCTCGGGCAACTACGGCGGCTGGAAGGCCGCCGCCGTCGGGGCCAACAGCCAGGCCGCCCAGTCCATGCTCAAGCAGGACTACAAGGACGGCATGACCCGCGAGGAGGCCGTCGCCCTTGCCCTCAAGGTCCTCAGCAAGACCATGGATTCCACTAGTTTGACTGCCGATAAGCTGGAGCTGGCCGAGGTCTTCGTGCAGCCCGGCACTGGGGAGGTGCAGTACCAGGTGTGCTCTCCTGATGCCATGGGGAAGCTGCTTGCCAAGGCTGGGCTTACGCAGCCTGCGCCTGAGGCCTGA